One part of the Nitrosophilus kaiyonis genome encodes these proteins:
- the accB gene encoding acetyl-CoA carboxylase biotin carboxyl carrier protein: MDFKEIKEIIRIFDKSGLNKLKVKDKDFEISLQKGFETALQPSVQVTQAPTQTPSAPVAPSVTTEVSKEEKAEAPKKGEYITSPMVGTFYRAPSPDSPPFVKVGDRVSKGQTIGIIEAMKIFNEIEAEFDCKILEILVEDGQPVEYDMPLFLVERL; the protein is encoded by the coding sequence ATGGATTTTAAAGAGATAAAAGAAATAATAAGGATTTTTGATAAAAGTGGGCTAAACAAACTAAAAGTTAAAGATAAAGATTTTGAAATATCTTTGCAAAAAGGTTTTGAAACAGCTTTGCAGCCATCAGTGCAAGTAACACAGGCACCAACACAAACTCCTTCAGCACCTGTTGCACCATCTGTTACAACTGAGGTTTCTAAAGAAGAAAAAGCTGAAGCACCTAAAAAAGGCGAATATATTACTTCTCCAATGGTTGGAACATTTTATAGAGCACCAAGTCCAGACTCTCCTCCTTTTGTAAAGGTTGGAGATAGAGTAAGCAAAGGGCAAACTATAGGAATAATTGAAGCTATGAAAATATTTAATGAGATAGAGGCTGAGTTTGATTGTAAAATTTTGGAGATTTTAGTTGAGGATGGACAGCCAGTAGAATATGATATGCCACTATTTTTGGTTGAGAGGCTCTAA
- the dcd gene encoding dCTP deaminase: protein MGLKADCWIREKALKEKMIEPFCEEQIGKGVVSYGLSSYGYDIRVSDEFKIFTNVNAEVVDPKHFDERNVVDFKGDVCIVPPNSFALARTVEYFRIPRNVLAICLGKSTYARCGIIVNVTPFEPEFEGHITIEISNTTPLPAKIYANEGIAQVLFLEGDEDCEISYKDKKGKYQKQRGITLPKIL from the coding sequence ATGGGATTAAAAGCAGATTGTTGGATTAGAGAAAAAGCACTAAAAGAGAAAATGATTGAGCCTTTTTGCGAGGAACAAATAGGAAAAGGCGTAGTTAGTTACGGACTTAGTAGTTATGGATATGACATAAGAGTAAGTGATGAGTTCAAAATTTTTACAAATGTTAATGCAGAAGTTGTTGATCCAAAACATTTTGATGAGAGAAATGTTGTAGATTTTAAAGGAGATGTCTGTATAGTTCCTCCAAACTCTTTTGCATTAGCTAGAACGGTAGAATATTTTAGAATTCCAAGAAATGTTTTGGCAATATGTTTAGGAAAAAGTACTTATGCAAGATGTGGAATTATTGTAAATGTTACTCCATTTGAGCCAGAATTTGAAGGTCATATTACAATTGAGATATCAAACACAACTCCACTTCCAGCAAAAATTTATGCAAATGAAGGAATTGCACAGGTTCTTTTTTTAGAAGGTGATGAAGATTGTGAAATAAGCTATAAAGATAAAAAAGGAAAATATCAAAAACAAAGAGGAATAACTCTTCCAAAAATATTATAA